From Corvus hawaiiensis isolate bCorHaw1 chromosome 13, bCorHaw1.pri.cur, whole genome shotgun sequence, one genomic window encodes:
- the DAPK2 gene encoding death-associated protein kinase 2 isoform X2, with protein MAFFKQQKVEDVYEIGEELGSGQFAIVKKCREKSTGVEYAAKFIKKRQSRASRRGVSREEIEREVSILQQILHANIVKLHDIYENKTDVVLILELVSGGELFDFLAQKESLSEEEATRFIKQILDGVNYLHSKKIAHFDLKPENIMLLDKNIPIPRIKLIDFGLAHKIEDGVEFKNIFGTPEFVAPEIVNYEPLGLAADMWSIGVITYILLSGASPFLGETKQETLANITAVNYDFDEEFFSNTSDLAKDFIQKLLVKDTRKRLTIQEALSHPWITPMDKQQALVRKSSVVNMENFKRQYARRRWKLSYRIVSLCNHLSRSLVKKVLIQDESSRNCESDSEDLSQRKAPLQRRSSIS; from the exons ATGGCTTTCTTCAAGCAACAGAAGGTGGAGGACGTTTATGAAAttggggaagagctgggaag TGGCCAGTTCGCTATAGTGAAGAAATGTCGAGAGAAAAGCACCGGTGTGGAATACGCTGCCAAGTTCATCAAGAAGCGCCAGAGCCGGGCCAGCCGGCGCGGGGTGAGCCGGGAGGAGATCGAGCGAGAGgtcagcatcctgcagcagatCCTGCACGCCAACATCGTCAAGCTGCACGACATCTACGAGAACAAGACAGACGTGGTCCTCATTCTGGAGCT GGTTTCTGGAGGAGAACTTTTTGACTTCCTGGCACAGAAGGAGTCTTTAAGTGAAGAGGAAGCAACCAGGTTCATTAAGCAAATTTTGGATGGTGTGAATTACCTTCACTCTAAGAAAATTGCTCACTTTGATCTAAAG ccTGAAAACATTATGCTTCTAGACAAGAATATCCCTATTCCGCGCATCAAACTCATTGACTTTGGCCTGGCTCACAAAATAGAAGATGGAGTtgaatttaaaaacatatttggaACTCCAGAATTCGTAG CTCCAGAAATCGTAAACTATGAACCACTTGGACTAGCTGCAGACATGTG GAGCATAGGAGTCATTACCTACATACT GCTTAGTGGTGCATCACCTTTCCTTGGAGAAACTAAACAAGAAACACTTGCCAACATCACAGCTGTGAATTATGATTTTGATGAAGAATTTTTCAGCAATACCAGTGACCTGGCAAAAGATTTTATTCAGAAACTACTGGTGAAAGATACACG gaAGCGGCTGACAATTCAGGAAGCTCTTTCTCATCCATGGATAACG CCCATGGACAAGCAACAGGCTTTGGTTCGGAAATCATCTGTTGTTAACATGGAAAACTTCAAAAGGCAATACGCTAGAAGGCGATGGAAG CTTTCATACCGTATCGTCTCGTTGTGCAACCACTTATCGCGTTCGCTGGTGAAAAAGGTGCTAATACAAGATGAGAGTTCG AGAAACTGTGAAAGTGACAGTGAGGATCTTTCACAAAGAAAAGCCCCTCttcagaggagaagcagcataTCATAA
- the DAPK2 gene encoding death-associated protein kinase 2 isoform X1: MAFFKQQKVEDVYEIGEELGSGQFAIVKKCREKSTGVEYAAKFIKKRQSRASRRGVSREEIEREVSILQQILHANIVKLHDIYENKTDVVLILELVSGGELFDFLAQKESLSEEEATRFIKQILDGVNYLHSKKIAHFDLKPENIMLLDKNIPIPRIKLIDFGLAHKIEDGVEFKNIFGTPEFVAPEIVNYEPLGLAADMWSIGVITYILLSGASPFLGETKQETLANITAVNYDFDEEFFSNTSDLAKDFIQKLLVKDTRKRLTIQEALSHPWITLKDETKVQESKKVENTQLKTKRLREYTIKCHSSMPPNNTYINFERFAHVLEDISRMERGFSTLAASHDSLQEDMDALLSIYNEKEAWYKEESESVRHKLSQLKYEYRKMESLKRHLHDDIKAVGASLTGISGKYAELQSQYESLRQELSEELKWIQDLMSSFQLENEACVNGNFDSVFNKDINESLMELLNRSHCEEFLAGLNLDVAESHQ, encoded by the exons ATGGCTTTCTTCAAGCAACAGAAGGTGGAGGACGTTTATGAAAttggggaagagctgggaag TGGCCAGTTCGCTATAGTGAAGAAATGTCGAGAGAAAAGCACCGGTGTGGAATACGCTGCCAAGTTCATCAAGAAGCGCCAGAGCCGGGCCAGCCGGCGCGGGGTGAGCCGGGAGGAGATCGAGCGAGAGgtcagcatcctgcagcagatCCTGCACGCCAACATCGTCAAGCTGCACGACATCTACGAGAACAAGACAGACGTGGTCCTCATTCTGGAGCT GGTTTCTGGAGGAGAACTTTTTGACTTCCTGGCACAGAAGGAGTCTTTAAGTGAAGAGGAAGCAACCAGGTTCATTAAGCAAATTTTGGATGGTGTGAATTACCTTCACTCTAAGAAAATTGCTCACTTTGATCTAAAG ccTGAAAACATTATGCTTCTAGACAAGAATATCCCTATTCCGCGCATCAAACTCATTGACTTTGGCCTGGCTCACAAAATAGAAGATGGAGTtgaatttaaaaacatatttggaACTCCAGAATTCGTAG CTCCAGAAATCGTAAACTATGAACCACTTGGACTAGCTGCAGACATGTG GAGCATAGGAGTCATTACCTACATACT GCTTAGTGGTGCATCACCTTTCCTTGGAGAAACTAAACAAGAAACACTTGCCAACATCACAGCTGTGAATTATGATTTTGATGAAGAATTTTTCAGCAATACCAGTGACCTGGCAAAAGATTTTATTCAGAAACTACTGGTGAAAGATACACG gaAGCGGCTGACAATTCAGGAAGCTCTTTCTCATCCATGGATAACG CTGAAAGATGAAACCAAAGTCCAGGAGAGCAAGAAGGTTGAGAACACACAGCTGAAGACGAAACGCCTGAGGGAGTACACCATAAAGTGCCACTCGAGCATGCCCCCCAATAACACCTACATCAACTTCGAGCGCTTTGCCCATGTCCTAGAGGACATTTCCCGTATGGAGAGGGGTTTCAGCACCTTGGCTGCATCCCATGATTCCTTGCAGGAGGACATGGATGCTCTGCTTTCCATTTATAATGAGAAAGAGGCTTGGTATAAAGAAGAGAGTGAAAGCGTGAGGCACAAGCTGTCCCAGCTGAAGTATGAATACCGTAAAATGGAGTCCCTGAAAAGACACTTGCATGATGATATCAAGGCTGTTGGTGCCAGCCTTACAGGCATATCTGGGAAGTACGCTGAGCTGCAGAGTCAGTATGAATCCCTCAGACAGGAACTTTCTGAGGAACTCAAGTGGATACAGGATTTAATGAGCAGTTTTCAACTGGAAAATGAAGCTTGTGTGAATGGAAACTTTGACTCTGTTTTCAACAAAGATATTAATGAATCACTAATGGAGCTGTTAAATAGATCTCACTGTGAAGAATTCCTTGCAGGGTTGAATCTTGATGTGGCAGAATCTCATCAGTAG